AAAGCCCGCTGCCAACGCCCCCGCTCCCGATTGACGGCCTGCTGGCGCCGCTGCTCGAAGCCTGCAGGCCCGGGGCAACCGTGCTGCTCCAGGCACCCCCTGGAGCAGGTAAAACGACCCGGGTGCCCCTAGCTCTGCTGTCAGGACTGAACCTGGAGCCGGGCAAGCCGGGTGACGCATCTGGCCGCATCTGGATGCTGGAACCCCGTCGCCTGGCAGCCAAAGCGGCAGCCCAAAGGCTGGCGGCCGAGCTCGGTGAGCCCCTCGGCCAGCAAGTTGGCTACAGCGTGCGGCTCGAATCCTGCATCTCAGCCGCCACCCGCCTGGAGGTGCTAACAGACGGCCTGTTTCTGCGGCGCTTGCAGGCAAACCCCGGCCTTGATCGGGTGGAGTGCCTGATCTTTGACGAATTCCATGAGCGCGGCGCCGACACCGACCTATCTCTTGCCCTGGTGCGTCAGGCCAGGGAGCTGCTGAGGCCAGAGCTGCGGCTGGTGCTGATGTCTGCCACCCTCAACCTGGCCCCGCTGGCGGAGCAGTTGCCTGGGGCCACCGTGCTGACTAGCGAAGGGCGTTGCTACCCGGTGGCAGTCAGCCACCAGCCACCGCGACCAGGCGAAAGGCTGGCGCAACAGGTGGTGCGCGCCCTTGAGCAGCACTGGCTAGAGCAGCGCGGCGACGGCGAAACGGTGCTGGTTTTCCTCCCAGGGCTAAAGGAGATCCAGGACTGCAGCAGGGCGATCGCCGCCACCGACTGGGGAAAGTCCACCCATGGGGTCGTGGAGTGCGTTCCCCTGCACGGCAACCTGACCCTGGAGACCCAAGGCCGCGCTATCGGCCCGGCCAGCAGCGCCGCGGGCAAGGTGGTGCTCGCCACTTCCATCGCTGAGAGTTCCCTCACCTTGGCTGGGGTAACCCTGGTGCTCGACAGTGGTCTGAGCCGCCGCAACCGCTTCGATCCGGGCAGTGGACTTGATGGCCTCGTCACCGTGCCCGCCAGCCAAGCCAGCGCTGAGCAACGGGCCGGACGGGCCGGTCGCCTGGGGCTAGGTCGCTGCCTGCGCCTTTGGTCGCCCGCTGAACAGCAGCGCCGTCCCGCTTTCGATCCACCGGAGTTGCTCGAGGTAGATCCCCTGCCCCTGGCCTTGCAACTGGCCCAGTGGGGCGATCCCCTTGGCAGGGACCTGCACTGGATCGACCCACCAGCACCTGCACACCTGCAGGAGGCCCGTCTGCAGCTCGACCAGCTTGGTGCCCTAGGCGCCAGCGGGCGGCTGAACAGCCACGGGCAGCACCTGGCCCAACTGGGGGTGCATCCGCGCCTCGCCCAGCTGCTACTGCTGGGCGAGCAACTTGGCCAACTGGAGCTGGCCTGCGGCCTGGCGGTGCTGCTAAGCGAGCGCGATCCGCTCAACCGTCAGGAGGCCGGCAGTGACCTGCTGCGGCGACTTGACTGGCTAGGGGAAGACCGCCCTGGCGATAGCTCCCAGCGCCGGCTGCGTCAGCTGCAAAGCCAGCTGCACCGCCAGGTCAGGCAACTAGGTGGTCAGGGTTCCAGCCCTACAGCTGCAATGCCTGTTGGCCGATCAGTAACCCTGTCAGAAGCGGCGGCCGCGCTAATTGCCGCCGCCTATCCGGAGCGGCTGGCCCTAGCCAGATCAGGCAAGCCCGGCCGCTACCTCCTCAGTGGCGGCCGCGGCGCCGTGCTCCATTCAGACGATCCCCTAGTGGCCTGCCCTGCTCTGGCCGTTGCCCAGCTGGATGGCCAAGGCCAGGACGCTCGCATCCAGCTAGCGATCCCCCTTGATATCAGCCAACTGCGGCAACTGGCGGAGCATCCCGGCGGGCAAGGCCAGGTCGCAGTGGAGGCGCGCTGGGATGGAGAAGGTCAACGGGTGCGCTGCGAGCGCTCCCTGCGGCTAGGGGCGCTGGTACTTGAGCGCCGCAGCTGGGGCGAAGCCGAACCGGCCTTGATTCGCAGCGCCCTGGTAGAGGGCCTGCGGCAGCTGGGACTGGAAGCTCTGCCATGGGATCCCGTTAGCCGCCAACTCCAGCAACGCCTCAGCCTGGCCCACCAGCACCTAGGCGACCCATGGCCCGACTGCAGCCCCCAGCTGCTACTTGAACAGCTAGATGAATGGCTCGGCCCCCACCTCAACGGCCTCCGCAGCCGCGACGACCTGCAGGGACTACCCCTAGGCGAAGCCCTCTGGGGCGACGCCCCCTGGAGCTTGCGTCCCCAACTCGATCAGCTGCTGCCAGTGGCCCTGACCGTGCCCTCTGGCCGCCAGGTCAAGCTCGACTACAGCAGCGGCCAGCCCGTGCTGGCAGTAAAGCTGCAGGAGCTATTCGGCGCTCGCACAAACCCAATGGTGCTCTCAGGCCAGCTAGCCGTGACCGTGCACCTGCTCACACCGGCCGGCCGGCCAGCAGCGATCACCCAGGATCTGGCGGGCTTCTGGGAGCGCAACTATCCGGAGGTGCGCAAGGAGCTGCGCGGGCGCTACCCCCGTCACCCCTGGCCAGAAGACCCGTGCCAAGCCGAGGCGACGGCCCTTACCAAAGCGAGGCTGCAAAAGGGGAATCATCGAACCTGAGGGGCATGGGCAGATAAGGCACCTGCCTGCCCCAAACTGGATCTTTCCGGCAAGGCTGCCTTGGCCCGCTTTTACGTCAACAACCGTCGTGATGGCTCGCGCCTGCTTAGCAGCGCCCTAGTGATCTGCGTCGCAGGCCTGATTCGCTTTGATCATCCGATTGGGCGATCGGTAGCGCTGGTAGCAGGCCTGGTGAGCCTCTACTGGTGGATCTGCTACCGGCAGATCCAACCGTGACTGCGGCCGGGGATTTTTCAGGCATACCGCGCTATGGCGTCACAGAACTGAATTGCGCGGTGGCATCGCTGCTGGAGCGAGGCTTTGCACCTCGATTTCTGCTTGACGCAACCGTGAGCCGGCCCCAGCTCAAAAAGGGACATCTCTGGATGACCCTGGTCGACGAGCAGGCATCAATTTCAGCAGTGGTTTGGGCCTCCCAACTGGCGAAGCTGACCTTCGTTCCCGAAGACGGAGATGGGGTCGTAGTGGTGGGCAAGCTCAATTTTTGGAGCAGCCGGGCAAGCCTCTGCGTTCAGGCACTCGACATCAGGCCGAGCCTGAGTTCGGTCCTGCGTCAGTTCGAACAGGTGCGGGAGCGGCTGGCCCTCGAAGGGTTATTGGATCAAGACCGCAAGCGCCCCCTACCAGCTTTCCCAAGGCGCATTGCCCTGCTCACGAGCTGTCCGAGTTCTGCCTTGGCCGACATGCTGCGCACCAGCGCCGAGCGCTGGCCAGCGACAGCAGTAGTCGTGGTGCCAATACCCGTACAAGGCCCCGTACACGAAGCCATCTGCCGGACCCTGGGACAGCTGAGCTCCCAAGTGGAGCAGTTGGGCATCGATGCGATCGTGATCGGCCGAGGCGGAGGCAGCCGCGAAGACCTAGCCGTGTTTGATAACGAAGAGCTGGCGCGATGTTTAGCCGCCTGCCCTGTGCCCGTAGTCAGTGGCATTGGCCACGAAGATGACACCACCGTTGCCGACCTG
The genomic region above belongs to Cyanobium sp. Tous-M-B4 and contains:
- the hrpB gene encoding ATP-dependent helicase HrpB, whose translation is MDGLLAPLLEACRPGATVLLQAPPGAGKTTRVPLALLSGLNLEPGKPGDASGRIWMLEPRRLAAKAAAQRLAAELGEPLGQQVGYSVRLESCISAATRLEVLTDGLFLRRLQANPGLDRVECLIFDEFHERGADTDLSLALVRQARELLRPELRLVLMSATLNLAPLAEQLPGATVLTSEGRCYPVAVSHQPPRPGERLAQQVVRALEQHWLEQRGDGETVLVFLPGLKEIQDCSRAIAATDWGKSTHGVVECVPLHGNLTLETQGRAIGPASSAAGKVVLATSIAESSLTLAGVTLVLDSGLSRRNRFDPGSGLDGLVTVPASQASAEQRAGRAGRLGLGRCLRLWSPAEQQRRPAFDPPELLEVDPLPLALQLAQWGDPLGRDLHWIDPPAPAHLQEARLQLDQLGALGASGRLNSHGQHLAQLGVHPRLAQLLLLGEQLGQLELACGLAVLLSERDPLNRQEAGSDLLRRLDWLGEDRPGDSSQRRLRQLQSQLHRQVRQLGGQGSSPTAAMPVGRSVTLSEAAAALIAAAYPERLALARSGKPGRYLLSGGRGAVLHSDDPLVACPALAVAQLDGQGQDARIQLAIPLDISQLRQLAEHPGGQGQVAVEARWDGEGQRVRCERSLRLGALVLERRSWGEAEPALIRSALVEGLRQLGLEALPWDPVSRQLQQRLSLAHQHLGDPWPDCSPQLLLEQLDEWLGPHLNGLRSRDDLQGLPLGEALWGDAPWSLRPQLDQLLPVALTVPSGRQVKLDYSSGQPVLAVKLQELFGARTNPMVLSGQLAVTVHLLTPAGRPAAITQDLAGFWERNYPEVRKELRGRYPRHPWPEDPCQAEATALTKARLQKGNHRT
- the xseA gene encoding exodeoxyribonuclease VII large subunit, whose protein sequence is MTAAGDFSGIPRYGVTELNCAVASLLERGFAPRFLLDATVSRPQLKKGHLWMTLVDEQASISAVVWASQLAKLTFVPEDGDGVVVVGKLNFWSSRASLCVQALDIRPSLSSVLRQFEQVRERLALEGLLDQDRKRPLPAFPRRIALLTSCPSSALADMLRTSAERWPATAVVVVPIPVQGPVHEAICRTLGQLSSQVEQLGIDAIVIGRGGGSREDLAVFDNEELARCLAACPVPVVSGIGHEDDTTVADLVADYRAATPTAALVALLPDRRVAVQTLQQQGRHLQQLVQLRLQGERQRLTRYRERLAGVHPLALVTCRRQSLGHAQQLLQALSPAHQLKRGFCLLRNGKGLVVRSVQQLEQGGEVIAQLTDGQASAVVREILHQAPEAKL